The genomic segment ATCAAGTACTGATCTTTATAGAGACAACAAACACTCTTCGACTTTGACTTTGCGCCACTGTATGTTGTGTTCCAAGAATGCAGAAGGCCGCGGATTAAATCGGCGCTTACGGCGGGCAGCGGACGATCCCGAATTGCGTGATTGGCCACGGTGCTGGTGGGGCGCCTTCTTTATCAGATGATCTAATCTGATCGGTCACCTCAGGAAGGCACcaaaaggtaaggtaggtaggtgcaGCAGGTACCTAAAACctggaaggaaggaaggaggGACTTGTGTGTTGTCGCTTTTCCCGTCCACTTCAGGCTCCGGTCCTCGCCTGCCGTGCTGCCCACCCGCGACTGCCACGCCTGCATAGCCTGCTGACAGAGCATTCGTTGGTCCCCTGATCATGAGGCCCAGGGTGTCAGAATGCCAGCTGTGGGTGGTTGACTGAAATCCTTCCTGTTTGCCTGCACATCTTTTCACATCATGGCCGCCGGGTAGGGTTGCTGCCAAACGTCGCTTCTGCATCATTTCTCATGGACCTCTGCGGCCGAGTTGCCCATCTAGCTGCGAATCTCTGAACTCGCAAAGGTACGAAGACCTCGAACAACACGCACCTTTCTGAACTTACCTGTGTACTACCTACGCAAATAACCCCTGCTGACTGGACCCCCCCTGAGCAGGCGCTCGATACGGATACACAGCCGAGAAGAATCTTTCCTCCTATTCCCGCCGATGACTGCGTATGCTACGGTCGCGAGCTTCCATCCATCGTTGAACTCGGTGTGCTGCACGGGGACGTTTCGTTAACGAGACATCACGAAAAGAGGTTGCCCAGACCTCTAGTCCCTTACCTCATCTCCGCCCACGGCGCGCGTTCCAGAAGTACCGAGACATAAGGTTTTCGCCAAAAAAACGAAAAACGCAAGGGAGAACAAGAAGCGGCAGAGATATGTCGAAACTATGGTCGAAGCGCCGCCCTTCCCCGGGCGGCGAGACCTCGCCGCTCCTCGAGTCCGACCTCACCGTCGGAGCACCGAGCCAAGCCGACGCAACCCTCCACTCTCATGATGCGCCCTCAGGCGGCGTCGCACACTCCGATACCGTCGCGAACCAGATCAGCAGTGCCGAGCGCGTCTGGCTTTTTGTTGGGATCTTCCTGGTCGGCTACGCCTATGGCCTCGACAGCCAGGTGCGGGGAACATACCAGCCCTACGCCACGTCAAGCCTCAACCTACACTCATCCCACTCAACCATCAACGTGCTGCGGAGTGTTATCGCCGTGGCATCGCAGCCCACTGCGGCCAAGGTCGCCGATATTTACGGCCGCTTCGAAACCATCGCCGCCTCCATCCTCTTCTATGTTGTCGGTACCGCACTCGAGGCTAGTGCGTCTTCGGTGGAAGTCTTCTGCCTCGGTGCCGTTCTGTACCAGATTGGCTGGACATGCATCGTCCTCCTTCTAGAGGTCCTCGTGGCCGACTTCTCGTCGATGCGATCTCGAGTCTTCTTCAGTTATATCCCCGCTATCCCCTTCGTATTCAACACCTGGATCAGCGGCAACGTCACCTCGGCCGTCTTGCGAGTCACATCATGGCGTTGGGGCATTGGAATGTGGGCCATCATCCTGCCCATCTGTTCCATCCCGCTCCTCACTAGCCTCTACACCTTTGGCCAGCGCTCGGGAAAGGCTGATCGTCATGCCGAATCGAAGAAGGCCACCATTGACCTCTTCCATCAACTCGATGCCGTCGGCCTTGCTATTCTCATTGCCGCCTTCTCCTTCACCCTGGCACCTCTGACTCTGGCGGGAGGAACTGTGAGCCACTGGAAGAGCCCGGGAATCGTCGTTCCGCTCGCCTTTGGGCTGCTTTGCATTCCGGCCTTCATCTTCTGGGAGCGCCGCTACGCCCAAGTTCCACTCATCCCCTTCCGCCTCCTCAAAGATCGTGGTGTCTGGTCAGCCCTGGCCGTCCGCAGTCTTCTCAACTTTGCTTGGTCGACGCAAGGGAACTATCTATACACCGTTCTTGTCGTGGCCTTCGACTTTCCTATCGAGACGGCCACTCGCATCTTGTcattcttctccttctttggCGTTTTTAGCGGTGTCTTGATGGGCGTCGTCATTTATAGGATTCGAAGACTTAAGGGCATCATCATCACTGGCGCTTGCATTTTCACGGCCTCCTTTGGTCTTCTCATATTATACCCC from the Colletotrichum lupini chromosome 3, complete sequence genome contains:
- a CDS encoding major facilitator superfamily transporter; translation: MSKLWSKRRPSPGGETSPLLESDLTVGAPSQADATLHSHDAPSGGVAHSDTVANQISSAERVWLFVGIFLVGYAYGLDSQVRGTYQPYATSSLNLHSSHSTINVLRSVIAVASQPTAAKVADIYGRFETIAASILFYVVGTALEASASSVEVFCLGAVLYQIGWTCIVLLLEVLVADFSSMRSRVFFSYIPAIPFVFNTWISGNVTSAVLRVTSWRWGIGMWAIILPICSIPLLTSLYTFGQRSGKADRHAESKKATIDLFHQLDAVGLAILIAAFSFTLAPLTLAGGTVSHWKSPGIVVPLAFGLLCIPAFIFWERRYAQVPLIPFRLLKDRGVWSALAVRSLLNFAWSTQGNYLYTVLVVAFDFPIETATRILSFFSFFGVFSGVLMGVVIYRIRRLKGIIITGACIFTASFGLLILYPGGASSASQSGLIAGQIIMGLAGGLFAYPTQASIQASSDREHVAVVTSLYLAIFNVGSALGNCLSGAMWTQLLYPSLESNLEFQPNKTLAALVYNSPFSTIEDYPVGGEIRDAIIDSYRGVQRLLCIAGLCICVPMVGFAFALRNPKLSEERVQPEASAESD